TCTCTCCGTAGTGTAcgctaagtgctcgagggaggggaGATACGGTTTGTGGAATAAGCTCAGGGACATCTCCTTAGCGACTGACGGGGCACCCTGGCTTGTTGGAGgcgacttcaacatcttcttgttggaggaagagagacgGGGCAGTACGACAGATAGGCACGGAGAGATGATGGACTTTGCTGACGCCGTTGCAGACTGCCAGCTCCTGGACCCAGGCTTTGATGGCCCACCTTTTACTTGGACGAGGAGTGGGCTCTGGGAGAGGTTGGACAGAGTCCTTCTAGGGGAGCATTGGACGACAGTCTTTGCAGCTACTAGGGTGACTCACTTGCCTAGGATCTCTTCAGATCATGCCCCTTTGCTCGTGCGATGCCAGCTCACTACCCAGATTCCGAGGCCATCCtttaggtttcagaacatgtgggtaCGGCATCATACTTTCAGGGATGAGATCACCAGAGTGTGGGCGGCGGAGACGGGCTTCTTCGGCATGCTcaatcttcagttcaaactcagcagagtgAAGAATTTTCTCAAAGGATGGAACAgagaggtctttgggaacatcttcGAGAGGCtgagggaggcagaggaggcaGTTACCGTTGCGCAGGCGGCTTACGACGGGGATCCCACGGGAGCCCATAGGAGTGAGCTCAGCCGATGCACCGCTCTCTATGTACTCTGcactaggatggaggaggatttctggaagcagaaggctgccattcggtgggcggcagaaggcgaaaggaattccaaattcttccatgggtgggtgcgacagaagcgggtgaagtcacggattcacgccattcaggcaggaGGACAGACTCTCACGTCAGAGGACGATATCAGACAGTCGGCGGTAGGTTTCTTTCAGCAGCTGCTCACGACAGACGTTGAGCAGttggagcagccggaccttgATCTCTTGAGCAGCCTTCCAGACTCAGTGGACCGCGAGGGCCTCTGTGCAGTCCCGGACTCAGATGAGGTGAGAGCGgcggtctttggcatcagtggAGACAGCGCCTCTGGACCGGATGGTTTCTCGTCCCTGttcttccagcactgttgggacatcgttggagcagaggtggtggcagcagtggaGGACTTCTTCTTGGGGGCCCCTatgccccgcagcttcacaGCCACGACCATCATActcttgccgaagaaggcaagcccggcgacctgggcggagtacaggccgattagcctttgcaatgtgaccaacaagatcatcaccaagatcttgacatcgcgtttggcgccACTGCTTCCTCTAGTAttggcgccgaaccagagcggttttgtcaagggtcgcttgcttagtgataatgtgctcctggctcaggaattgattcaTGATATCAgcaggtcgctcattcagaaggcTAACTCCCCTAATCTCgccctcaagctagatatggcgaaggcctatgatcgagtgcagtggcctttcctcctcatggtgcttgagaggatgggattcccgccggggtgggtgagtatggtcAGGAGATGTATCTCTTCGTGCTGGTTCTCTGTGCTTGTGAACGGGGCTTCGGCAGGTTTCTTCCACtctacgaggggacttcgccagggagatccgttatcgccGTCTTTGTTCGTGCTTGCTGCCGATTATCTGTCGAGGAGCTTGGACAGGCTTGTGGCCACACATCCtgatatggagtatagatgtgctcgacgcgcgccggccatatcccatCTGTCTTATGCCGACGACATTgtcatttttgtcagggcgcacagacagtccgtggagaggctggtaCACTGTCTTGACcactattctgccgtgtcgggCCAGATGGTGAACAAGGGAAAGAGTCACTTCTATCTCTTTCAGAAGTTCGATTCTTGGGcggctgaggtggcagaggtgagtggattccagcagggattcctccctttcacttACCTGGGAGTgcctatctataagggggggctgaaggccgactaccttttagatatccgacagaagatggtggaccggattcacagctggtccCACAGACATCTCTCTCTTGGAGGTCGCCttgctctgatcaagagcacccttgtcactatccctcttcacatcttccaggttcTGAAGCCGTTTGAGTACTGGATGAGGGActtggagcagatcttggccaagttcttttggggcacggttggggagcagaggaagattcactgggttagctggaagaagaagatttgcttgccgttggatgagggaggccttggcatccgtcgttttcgtgagctcgtcaaagctttcagcatcaagctctggtggagatttctcgcgcaggattcactatgggcgcagttcaccatgcgcaagtattgtttccatgctggtcgtgccttcatttctccttactctgtgcatgatagtcctatatggcatcgtctcacggacattaggggtcaggttcatggtctcattaggtggtccctcggcgaagggcggattagtttctgggatgacgtgtgggtcggggatctcccccttaggacctattgtctgcctgggactgatcttcctgccgctgaggtctctaggttttggcgtgatcatacttggcatgttgataaactgcatgattatttggctttgtatggtgtgcctttgcatgtgttggatcttatcagggctgttccgattgaggtgggcaggcgggatgtgatgcgatggagcctcactggcgatggcgagttctcgacggcctcagcttgggagctcatccggacacggtcccctagacatttcggacttcgcatggtttggaatgctgggctgaccccgaccatttctatcttcatctggcgcctcctcctccagagggtCCCTGTTGAGTGCTATGTTCAGACCCGCGGTATCTCTCTCgcatccaagtgtctgtgttgtgtctcttctttttcagtcgagtcttttcagcatttgtttgtgtcgagtccgtTGGCGAGATCTGTTTGGGACTACttcgatggctggttcccttatattagcacacacattcacacgtgcactgatattgcacttagaataggtttttggtggaggtcctctcacagggctccCACCTTGCACATCAGTTTTATCATTCCTTGCTTGGtatattggttcatttggacggagaggaatagctgcaagcaccgcggcgtttcttttcgttcttcccatgttatttggcaggtgatTCGGCATTTGCGGATTCttgtggcggcgggtgtgctagtcccccttcatcgg
The window above is part of the Salvia splendens isolate huo1 unplaced genomic scaffold, SspV2 ctg727, whole genome shotgun sequence genome. Proteins encoded here:
- the LOC121791114 gene encoding uncharacterized protein LOC121791114: MSSHFMIWNAQGIANATTQGSFKNMIDMYSVLFAAVLEPQTEPQPSFFSRRFGLQFRCSNTNGKIWIFSHRDWQVDVIDDSEQVLHVRVTAAIFPTPTFLSVVYAKCSREGRYGLWNKLRDISLATDGAPWLVGGDFNIFLLEEERRGSTTDRHGEMMDFADAVADCQLLDPGFDGPPFTWTRSGLWERLDRVLLGEHWTTVFAATRVTHLPRISSDHAPLLVRCQLTTQIPRPSFRFQNMWVRHHTFRDEITRVWAAETGFFGMLNLQFKLSRVKNFLKGWNREVFGNIFERLREAEEAVTVAQAAYDGDPTGAHRSELSRCTALYAGGQTLTSEDDIRQSAVGFFQQLLTTDVEQLEQPDLDLLSSLPDSVDREGLCAVPDSDEVRAAVFGISGDSASGPDGFFHSTRGLRQGDPLSPSLFVLAADYLSRSLDRLVATHPDMEYRCARRAPAISHLSYADDIVIFVRAHRQSVERLVHCLDHYSAVSGQMVNKGKSHFYLFQKFDSWAAEVAE